One Sanguibacter sp. HDW7 DNA window includes the following coding sequences:
- the ffh gene encoding signal recognition particle protein: MFATLSDRLTSTFKNLRSRGRLSEADIDATVREIRRALLDADVAVPVVREFAAAVRERALSVEVSGALNPAQQVVKIVNEELVAILGGEGQRGLTLAKNPPTVIMLAGLQGAGKTTLAGKLALHLKEKGHTPLLVAADLQRPNAVTQLKVVGERAGAPVYAPHPGVAGEDEVPTGDPVAVARAGVETARSRQHDVVIIDTAGRLGVDTELMAQARDIRDATQPDEVLFVIDAMIGQDAVATANAFAEGVDFTGVVLSKLDGDARGGAALSVARVTGRPILFASTGEKLTDFEAFHPDRMASRILDMGDVLTLIEQAEKAFDADQAEKMAAKLAQGDDFTLEDFLSQMQAMRNMGSMKKMLGMLPGMGQMREALDNFDEREVDRVEAIVRSMTPGERRNHKIINGSRRARIAKGAGTTASAVNQLLERFEGAQKMMKQMARGGGAGMPGMGALPGMGGKKSKGRAQAPARKKARSGNPAKRAQQEAGIAEAPQAAAGSAFGLGGGGAASDAAPDMDELRKLLGG; the protein is encoded by the coding sequence GTGTTCGCCACCCTGTCCGACCGCCTGACGTCGACGTTCAAGAACCTCCGCTCGCGCGGACGCCTCTCCGAGGCGGACATCGACGCGACCGTGCGCGAGATCCGTCGCGCGCTCCTCGACGCCGACGTCGCGGTCCCCGTCGTGCGGGAGTTCGCCGCCGCGGTACGCGAGCGGGCGCTGTCCGTCGAGGTCTCGGGCGCGCTCAACCCGGCGCAGCAGGTCGTGAAGATCGTCAACGAGGAGCTCGTCGCGATCCTCGGCGGCGAGGGCCAGCGCGGTCTCACGCTCGCGAAGAACCCGCCGACGGTCATCATGCTCGCGGGCCTCCAGGGCGCCGGCAAGACGACGCTCGCGGGCAAGCTCGCGCTCCACCTCAAGGAGAAGGGCCACACGCCGCTCCTCGTCGCGGCTGACCTTCAGCGTCCCAACGCGGTCACCCAGCTCAAGGTCGTCGGCGAGCGAGCGGGCGCGCCCGTGTACGCGCCGCACCCGGGCGTCGCGGGGGAGGACGAGGTCCCGACGGGCGACCCGGTCGCCGTCGCGCGCGCCGGCGTCGAGACGGCGCGCTCGCGCCAGCACGACGTCGTCATCATCGACACCGCCGGCCGCCTCGGCGTCGACACAGAGCTCATGGCGCAGGCGCGTGACATCCGTGACGCGACGCAGCCCGACGAGGTCCTCTTCGTCATCGACGCGATGATCGGTCAGGACGCGGTCGCCACGGCGAATGCGTTCGCCGAGGGCGTCGACTTCACGGGTGTCGTCCTCTCGAAGCTCGACGGCGACGCGCGCGGCGGTGCCGCGCTCTCGGTCGCCCGCGTGACGGGTCGCCCGATCCTCTTCGCGTCGACCGGTGAGAAGCTCACCGACTTCGAGGCGTTCCACCCTGACCGCATGGCGTCGCGCATCCTCGACATGGGTGACGTCCTCACGCTCATCGAGCAGGCCGAGAAGGCGTTCGACGCCGATCAGGCCGAGAAGATGGCGGCGAAGCTCGCGCAGGGCGACGACTTCACTCTCGAGGACTTCCTCTCCCAGATGCAGGCCATGCGCAACATGGGCTCGATGAAGAAGATGCTCGGCATGCTGCCGGGCATGGGCCAGATGCGTGAGGCGCTCGACAACTTCGACGAGCGCGAGGTCGACCGTGTCGAGGCGATCGTGCGGTCGATGACCCCGGGTGAGCGCCGCAACCACAAGATCATCAACGGCTCGCGGCGCGCACGCATCGCCAAGGGTGCGGGCACGACCGCGTCGGCGGTCAACCAGCTGCTCGAGCGCTTCGAGGGCGCTCAGAAGATGATGAAGCAGATGGCACGCGGCGGTGGCGCGGGCATGCCCGGCATGGGTGCCCTGCCGGGCATGGGCGGCAAGAAGTCGAAGGGCCGCGCGCAGGCACCGGCCCGCAAGAAGGCGCGTTCGGGCAATCCGGCCAAGCGGGCCCAGCAGGAAGCCGGGATCGCCGAGGCGCCGCAGGCGGCCGCAGGCTCGGCGTTCGGGCTCGGCGGTGGCGGTGCGGCGTCGGACGCGGCCCCGGACATGGACGAGCTGCGCAAGCTGCTCGGCGGCTGA
- a CDS encoding amidohydrolase family protein gives MSRVETLHLAGPVRLGDDDVRAEAWVVGGRLTFDRPRGDATRVEGWAVPGLVDVHCHVGLESTGATDRAAARAQALADRDAGVLLVRDAGSPLDTAWVHDEPDLPRLVRCGAHLALPKRYLRDYGRELAGVRELPDAVAEEAASGDGWVKIVADWIERSEGATADLRPLWPDDVLADAVARAHAAGARVTAHTFAEEALPGLLAAGVDCLEHGTGLTASMIDEVAARGIAVTPTLLQIERFEAIAQQADGRYPVYAAHMRRMHVRRFKHVRDLFDAGVRLLVGTDAGGTIGHGRIAAECAELAAAGIPAADVLAAASWRTRDYLGVPPLGEGAEADVVVFPADPADDVAVLAAPSAVVLRGRRVR, from the coding sequence GTGAGCCGCGTGGAGACGCTCCACCTCGCCGGGCCCGTGCGGCTCGGTGACGACGACGTGCGGGCCGAGGCCTGGGTCGTCGGCGGTCGTCTCACCTTCGATCGGCCACGCGGCGACGCGACGCGCGTCGAGGGCTGGGCGGTGCCAGGGCTCGTCGACGTCCACTGCCACGTGGGTCTCGAGTCGACCGGAGCGACCGACCGGGCGGCGGCGCGCGCGCAGGCGCTCGCCGATCGCGACGCCGGCGTGCTGCTCGTGCGGGACGCGGGCTCGCCGCTCGACACGGCATGGGTGCACGACGAGCCCGACCTGCCGCGCCTCGTGCGCTGCGGCGCGCATCTCGCGCTGCCCAAGCGCTACCTGCGTGACTACGGCCGCGAGCTCGCGGGCGTGAGGGAGCTACCCGACGCCGTGGCCGAGGAGGCCGCGAGTGGCGACGGATGGGTGAAGATCGTCGCCGACTGGATCGAGCGCTCCGAGGGCGCGACGGCCGACCTGCGACCGCTGTGGCCCGACGACGTCCTCGCGGACGCCGTCGCGCGGGCGCATGCGGCCGGTGCGCGCGTCACTGCGCACACGTTCGCCGAGGAGGCCCTGCCCGGGCTGCTCGCGGCGGGCGTCGACTGCCTCGAGCACGGCACGGGCCTCACCGCGTCGATGATCGACGAGGTCGCGGCGCGGGGGATCGCGGTGACGCCGACGCTCCTGCAGATCGAGCGCTTCGAGGCGATCGCGCAGCAGGCCGACGGCCGCTACCCGGTGTATGCCGCCCACATGCGCCGCATGCACGTGCGCCGGTTCAAGCACGTGCGGGACCTCTTCGACGCGGGCGTGCGGCTGCTCGTCGGCACGGACGCAGGTGGCACGATCGGCCACGGGCGCATCGCCGCCGAGTGCGCCGAGCTTGCCGCGGCAGGCATCCCGGCGGCCGACGTCCTCGCTGCGGCGAGCTGGCGGACACGCGACTACCTCGGTGTGCCTCCGCTCGGCGAGGGTGCGGAGGCCGACGTCGTCGTGTTCCCGGCCGACCCTGCGGACGACGTCGCGGTGCTCGCCGCGCCGAGCGCCGTCGTCCTCCGCGGCCGCCGCGTCCGCTGA
- the rpsP gene encoding 30S ribosomal protein S16 — protein sequence MATKIRLKRFGKMRAPFYRVVVADSRTKRDGRVIEEIGKYHPTEEPSLIEINSERAQYWLSVGAQPTEQVAVLLKITGDWQKFKGLPGAEGTLRVKGDKVDPAAAIAAAAEQAEKVKAKAAEAKAAAAAPAEAPADEAPAEESSEEQA from the coding sequence GTGGCCACCAAGATCCGCCTCAAGCGCTTCGGCAAGATGCGCGCCCCGTTCTACCGTGTCGTCGTCGCCGACTCGCGCACCAAGCGCGACGGTCGCGTCATCGAGGAGATCGGCAAGTACCACCCCACCGAGGAGCCCTCGCTCATCGAGATCAACTCGGAGCGTGCGCAGTACTGGCTCAGCGTCGGCGCACAGCCGACCGAGCAGGTCGCCGTCCTCCTCAAGATCACGGGTGACTGGCAGAAGTTCAAGGGCCTCCCGGGTGCCGAGGGCACGCTGCGCGTCAAGGGTGACAAGGTCGACCCCGCCGCCGCGATCGCCGCCGCCGCCGAGCAGGCCGAGAAGGTAAAGGCCAAGGCCGCCGAGGCCAAGGCTGCTGCCGCCGCCCCGGCCGAGGCCCCCGCCGACGAGGCTCCCGCGGAGGAGTCCTCGGAGGAGCAGGCCTGA
- a CDS encoding RNA-binding protein: protein MLADALEHLVRGIVDNPDDVQVKAKATRRGDLLEVRVHPDDLGRVIGRSGRTARALRTVVGALADEPVRVDVVDVDRR from the coding sequence ATGCTCGCCGACGCCCTGGAGCACCTCGTCCGCGGCATCGTGGACAACCCTGACGACGTCCAGGTCAAGGCCAAGGCCACGCGCCGCGGCGACCTGCTCGAGGTGCGCGTGCACCCCGACGACCTCGGTCGCGTCATCGGACGCTCCGGGCGCACCGCGCGCGCTCTGCGCACCGTCGTCGGCGCTCTCGCCGACGAGCCTGTGCGCGTCGACGTCGTCGACGTCGACCGCCGCTGA
- the rimM gene encoding ribosome maturation factor RimM (Essential for efficient processing of 16S rRNA), with translation MTSQRLTVARLGKPHGLRGEIALELRTDIPDERLADGTVFETVPASAGPLTIEYTRTAGDRWYAAFVEIPDRTAAENARGIELVVDAEDSDEEDAWYPHELVGLRAELADGTVVGTVKGLEHLPAHDMLVVLETGGERTLVPFVHAIVPTVDVAGGRVVLTPPGGLLASDVANLEVVPPTPGSSDDRASDEER, from the coding sequence ATGACCAGCCAGCGCCTCACCGTCGCCCGCCTCGGCAAGCCCCACGGGCTGCGTGGCGAGATCGCGCTCGAGCTCCGCACCGACATCCCCGACGAGCGGCTCGCCGACGGCACGGTCTTCGAGACCGTCCCCGCCTCGGCCGGCCCGCTCACGATCGAGTACACGCGTACTGCGGGCGATCGCTGGTACGCGGCGTTCGTCGAGATCCCCGACCGCACGGCTGCGGAGAACGCTCGCGGCATCGAGCTCGTCGTCGACGCAGAGGACTCCGACGAGGAGGACGCGTGGTACCCGCACGAGCTCGTCGGGCTGCGCGCCGAGCTCGCCGACGGCACCGTCGTCGGAACCGTCAAGGGCCTCGAGCACCTGCCGGCCCACGACATGCTCGTCGTCCTCGAGACGGGCGGCGAGCGGACGCTCGTGCCGTTCGTCCACGCGATCGTCCCGACGGTCGACGTCGCGGGTGGCCGCGTCGTCCTCACGCCCCCCGGCGGCCTGCTCGCGTCCGACGTCGCGAACCTCGAGGTCGTCCCGCCGACGCCCGGCTCGTCCGACGACCGCGCGAGCGACGAGGAGCGCTGA
- the trmD gene encoding tRNA (guanosine(37)-N1)-methyltransferase TrmD → MRVDVVSIFPAYLDALELSLVGKARTSGLLDLRVHDLRDWAHDRHRTVDDTPAGGGAGMVMRPDVWGAALDDVLTEGATLVVPTPSGPTFTQRTAEDWATREHLVFACGRYEGIDARVAEHHRARGVIVEEASIGDYVLNGGEVATLVMVEAVARLIPGVLGNAESVVEESHSAEGLLEYPVYTRPVEWEGLVIPDVLMSGHHGKVARWRRDQALARTAERRPDMIAALDPARLDKKDRATLGDLGWWVHPDGVRPAGE, encoded by the coding sequence GTGCGCGTCGACGTCGTCTCGATCTTCCCCGCCTACCTCGACGCGCTCGAGCTCTCGCTCGTCGGCAAGGCCCGCACGTCGGGCCTGCTCGACCTGCGGGTCCACGACCTGCGCGACTGGGCCCACGACCGTCACCGCACGGTCGACGACACGCCCGCGGGCGGCGGCGCCGGCATGGTCATGCGCCCCGACGTGTGGGGTGCGGCGCTCGACGACGTCCTCACGGAGGGCGCGACGCTCGTCGTCCCGACGCCGTCCGGGCCGACGTTCACGCAGCGCACCGCCGAGGACTGGGCGACGCGCGAGCACCTCGTCTTCGCGTGCGGACGCTACGAGGGGATCGACGCACGCGTCGCCGAGCACCACCGGGCGCGCGGCGTTATCGTCGAGGAGGCGTCGATCGGCGACTACGTCCTCAACGGGGGCGAGGTCGCGACGCTCGTCATGGTCGAGGCCGTCGCCAGGCTGATCCCGGGCGTGCTCGGCAACGCCGAGTCGGTCGTCGAGGAGTCGCACTCGGCCGAGGGGCTCCTCGAGTACCCGGTCTACACGCGTCCCGTCGAGTGGGAGGGTCTCGTGATCCCCGACGTCCTCATGAGCGGTCACCACGGCAAGGTCGCCCGCTGGCGGCGCGACCAGGCGCTCGCGCGCACCGCGGAGCGTCGACCTGACATGATCGCGGCGCTCGACCCCGCTCGGCTTGACAAGAAGGACCGGGCGACGCTCGGCGACCTCGGTTGGTGGGTGCACCCCGACGGCGTGCGTCCGGCGGGGGAGTAG
- the rplS gene encoding 50S ribosomal protein L19, which translates to MHILDSVDAAQLRTDIPEFRAGDTLKVNVKVVEGNRSRVQAFQGVVISRRNGGIRETFTIRKISFGVGVERTFPVNSPVIESIEVVTRGDVRRAKLYYLRKLRGKAARIKEKRDFGPKA; encoded by the coding sequence ATGCACATCCTTGACTCCGTCGACGCAGCCCAGCTGCGCACCGACATCCCCGAGTTCCGCGCCGGCGACACCCTCAAGGTCAACGTCAAGGTCGTCGAGGGCAACCGCTCGCGCGTCCAGGCGTTCCAGGGCGTCGTCATCTCGCGTCGCAACGGCGGCATCCGCGAGACGTTCACGATCCGCAAGATCTCCTTCGGCGTCGGCGTCGAGCGTACGTTCCCCGTGAACTCGCCCGTCATCGAGTCGATCGAGGTCGTCACGCGCGGTGACGTCCGTCGCGCCAAGCTCTACTACCTCCGCAAGCTCCGCGGCAAGGCCGCGCGCATCAAGGAGAAGCGCGACTTCGGCCCCAAGGCCTGA
- the lepB gene encoding signal peptidase I, producing the protein MIHENDTHESPAGDGSPDDPGQMRPRGTMHRRSRFSAAVKETVIILVSALVLSFVVKTFLVQPFMIPSESMEDTLVAGDRVLVSKLTPGPFDLSRGDVVVFKDPGGWLDGVPVSRADNMPSWLSTPLTIVGLRPQDAGEHLIKRVVGLPGDRVTCCTDAGLVSVNGVPIDESEYLAAGAIPSQTEFDVTVPADSLWVLGDNRQHSGDSRYNGGKAGGGFVPLDNVVGVAFAKVWPIDRIAFMRNPGDVFAGVPAPSPTP; encoded by the coding sequence GTGATCCACGAGAACGACACGCACGAGTCGCCCGCGGGCGACGGCTCGCCCGACGACCCGGGGCAGATGCGTCCACGCGGGACGATGCACCGGCGGTCGCGGTTCTCCGCGGCGGTCAAGGAGACGGTCATCATCCTCGTCTCGGCGCTCGTCCTGTCGTTCGTCGTCAAGACGTTCCTCGTGCAGCCGTTCATGATCCCGTCGGAGTCGATGGAGGACACGCTCGTCGCAGGTGACCGCGTGCTCGTCTCGAAGCTCACACCGGGACCGTTCGACCTCTCGCGCGGCGACGTCGTCGTCTTCAAGGACCCTGGCGGCTGGCTCGACGGCGTGCCGGTGAGCCGTGCCGACAACATGCCGTCGTGGCTGAGCACACCGCTGACGATCGTCGGTCTGCGGCCGCAGGACGCGGGGGAGCACCTCATCAAGCGGGTCGTCGGGCTCCCGGGCGACCGCGTGACGTGCTGCACCGACGCGGGCCTGGTCTCGGTCAACGGCGTCCCGATCGACGAGTCGGAATACCTCGCGGCCGGGGCGATCCCGAGCCAGACGGAGTTCGACGTCACGGTGCCGGCGGACTCGCTGTGGGTCCTCGGCGACAACCGGCAGCACTCGGGCGACTCGCGGTACAACGGCGGCAAGGCTGGCGGTGGCTTCGTCCCGCTCGACAACGTCGTGGGTGTCGCGTTCGCCAAGGTGTGGCCGATCGACCGCATCGCGTTCATGCGCAACCCGGGCGACGTCTTCGCAGGCGTCCCGGCGCCGTCCCCGACACCGTGA
- a CDS encoding ribonuclease HII translates to MRQPPDTLVESAWLAEGVEVVAGMDEVGRGALAGPVTVGCAVVSTTTLAEPFPAGLTDSKLLSPSARARIEPAVAGWVLAWGVGHASPAEIDAHGIVAALRSAGLRALRAAQVAGPTVRAVLLDGSHDWLTAAGQDDLFAADDPEDDAVVREVRTLVKGDLRCASVSAASVLAKQARDRLMAEAHTRHPGFGWASNKGYGSPDHLAELRRVGPCDEHRRSWSLPPRDAVPGAVPDGG, encoded by the coding sequence GTGAGGCAGCCGCCCGACACGCTCGTCGAGTCCGCGTGGCTCGCGGAGGGCGTCGAGGTCGTCGCGGGCATGGACGAGGTCGGGCGCGGCGCGCTCGCCGGGCCCGTGACGGTGGGGTGCGCGGTCGTCTCGACGACGACTCTCGCCGAGCCCTTCCCGGCGGGTCTCACGGACTCCAAGCTGCTAAGCCCGTCCGCGCGCGCACGCATCGAGCCTGCCGTCGCGGGCTGGGTGCTCGCGTGGGGCGTCGGGCATGCCTCGCCCGCAGAGATCGACGCGCACGGCATCGTCGCTGCGCTGCGGTCAGCAGGTCTGCGTGCGCTGCGTGCCGCGCAGGTCGCCGGTCCGACGGTGCGTGCGGTGCTGCTCGACGGCTCGCACGACTGGCTCACGGCCGCGGGCCAGGACGACCTCTTCGCGGCCGACGACCCTGAGGACGACGCTGTCGTGCGCGAGGTGCGGACGCTCGTCAAGGGCGACCTGCGCTGCGCGTCGGTGTCCGCGGCGAGCGTGCTCGCGAAGCAGGCGCGCGACCGCCTCATGGCGGAGGCTCACACCCGCCACCCGGGCTTCGGCTGGGCGTCGAACAAGGGCTACGGCTCGCCCGACCACCTCGCGGAGCTGCGTCGCGTCGGTCCGTGCGACGAGCACCGTCGGTCGTGGAGCCTGCCGCCGCGCGACGCGGTGCCCGGTGCCGTCCCGGATGGGGGATGA
- a CDS encoding DUF2469 domain-containing protein has product MSAEDLENYETDMELALYREYRDVVSLFSYVVETERRFYLANQVDLQVRSAAGEVYFELTLADAWVWDVYRTARFVKSVRVVTFKDVNVEELARPELSI; this is encoded by the coding sequence GTGAGTGCGGAAGACCTCGAGAACTACGAGACCGACATGGAGCTGGCGCTCTACCGGGAGTACCGGGACGTCGTCAGCCTGTTCTCCTACGTCGTCGAGACCGAGCGACGGTTCTACCTCGCCAACCAGGTGGACCTCCAGGTGAGGTCGGCCGCGGGAGAGGTGTACTTCGAGCTGACGCTCGCGGACGCGTGGGTGTGGGACGTCTACCGCACGGCGCGCTTCGTGAAGTCGGTGCGCGTGGTGACGTTCAAGGACGTCAACGTCGAGGAGCTGGCTCGGCCCGAGCTCTCGATCTGA
- a CDS encoding YraN family protein, whose protein sequence is MVAHGRTTDRQAVGRAGEDLVARRLEDDGWCVLERNWRGHAGELDIVALEGDDLVVVEVKTRTGTGFGHPAEAVTPAKAARLRRLTGQWLAEHSQHPARVRVDVVAVWLCPGEPPRVEHLRGIL, encoded by the coding sequence ATGGTGGCGCACGGACGGACGACGGACCGGCAGGCGGTGGGACGCGCGGGGGAGGACCTCGTGGCCCGGCGCCTCGAGGACGACGGGTGGTGCGTGCTCGAGCGCAACTGGCGCGGGCACGCCGGGGAGCTCGACATCGTCGCGCTCGAGGGGGACGACCTCGTCGTCGTCGAGGTGAAGACCCGGACCGGCACGGGGTTCGGGCATCCTGCCGAGGCGGTGACGCCCGCGAAGGCGGCGCGCCTGCGACGCCTCACGGGGCAGTGGCTCGCGGAGCACTCCCAGCATCCCGCGCGCGTGCGTGTCGACGTCGTCGCGGTGTGGCTGTGCCCGGGCGAGCCGCCGCGGGTCGAGCACCTGCGTGGGATCCTCTGA
- a CDS encoding YifB family Mg chelatase-like AAA ATPase: MGLGTSRGVALVGMTGHVVGVEAHLAATVPGFTLIGLPDTALSEARDRVRAAVTSSGLPWPQMRVTVNLSPASLPKHGAGFDLAIAVAVLAGARIVDVSAPRGVVHLGELGLDGRVHPVRGVLPAVAAAVAAGVRRVVVAAADVAEARLVPGAEVRGVSCLAELAYAYGADIAEPAAVPTPAMRPARVQHEPAGDLEDVLGQHEARAALEIAAAGGHHLLMVGPPGAGKTMLASRLPGLLPDLSEAEAVEVTAVHSVAGTFDAGDGLVRRPPYEDPHHTATAAALVGGGSGVPRPGAASRAHRGVLFLDECPEFGARVLQTLRQPLEDGELVIHRAGGSARFPARFQLVLAANPCPCGLAVGQGLQCTCTPVQRRRYFSRVQGPLLDRVDLQVEVAGVSRVDLDRAEPGESSATVAARVATARLAAQERLAGTPWRLNGEVPGRHLRGMLGRGGGVLADVDRALDRGMISLRGADRVLRIAWTVADLAGLERPGREDVGRALALRTRGAVA, from the coding sequence ATGGGCCTCGGGACGTCGCGCGGCGTCGCGCTCGTCGGGATGACGGGGCACGTCGTCGGGGTCGAGGCTCACCTGGCTGCGACCGTGCCGGGCTTCACGCTCATCGGGCTGCCGGACACGGCCCTGAGCGAGGCGCGCGACCGTGTGCGCGCTGCCGTGACGTCGAGCGGCCTGCCGTGGCCGCAGATGCGTGTCACGGTCAACCTCTCGCCGGCATCGCTGCCCAAGCACGGCGCGGGCTTCGACCTCGCGATCGCCGTCGCCGTGCTCGCGGGGGCGCGGATCGTCGACGTCTCTGCCCCCCGCGGCGTCGTCCACCTGGGCGAGCTCGGGCTCGACGGTCGCGTCCACCCGGTCCGGGGCGTGCTGCCCGCGGTCGCGGCGGCGGTCGCGGCAGGCGTGCGACGGGTCGTCGTCGCAGCGGCCGACGTCGCCGAGGCGCGGCTCGTGCCGGGCGCGGAGGTCCGTGGCGTGTCGTGCCTCGCGGAGCTCGCGTACGCCTACGGGGCGGACATCGCCGAGCCCGCCGCAGTGCCGACCCCGGCGATGCGGCCTGCACGGGTGCAGCACGAGCCCGCGGGCGACCTCGAGGACGTCCTGGGACAGCACGAGGCGCGGGCCGCCCTCGAGATCGCTGCCGCAGGCGGGCACCACCTGCTCATGGTGGGGCCGCCGGGAGCAGGCAAGACGATGCTCGCCTCACGCCTGCCTGGCCTGCTGCCGGACCTCTCCGAGGCGGAGGCGGTCGAGGTGACCGCGGTCCACTCGGTCGCGGGCACCTTCGACGCAGGCGACGGCCTCGTGCGTCGCCCGCCGTACGAGGACCCGCACCACACCGCGACCGCCGCCGCGCTCGTCGGAGGTGGCAGCGGCGTGCCACGGCCAGGTGCGGCCTCGCGTGCGCACCGCGGCGTCCTCTTCCTCGACGAGTGTCCCGAGTTCGGCGCGCGCGTCCTGCAGACGTTGCGCCAGCCGCTCGAGGACGGCGAGCTCGTTATCCACCGGGCGGGCGGCTCCGCCCGGTTCCCCGCGCGCTTCCAGCTCGTCCTCGCCGCGAACCCGTGCCCGTGCGGGCTCGCCGTCGGTCAGGGCCTGCAGTGCACGTGCACGCCGGTGCAGCGGCGCCGCTACTTCTCGCGCGTCCAGGGGCCGCTGCTCGACCGCGTGGACCTCCAGGTCGAGGTCGCGGGCGTGAGCCGCGTCGACCTCGACCGGGCGGAGCCGGGGGAGTCGAGCGCGACCGTCGCGGCCCGGGTCGCGACGGCCCGGCTCGCCGCCCAGGAGCGTCTTGCGGGCACGCCGTGGCGGCTCAACGGCGAGGTTCCGGGCCGACACCTCCGGGGCATGCTCGGCCGCGGAGGCGGGGTGCTCGCCGACGTCGACCGGGCGCTCGACCGCGGCATGATCTCGCTGCGGGGCGCCGATCGTGTCCTGCGCATCGCGTGGACCGTCGCCGACCTCGCGGGGCTCGAGCGTCCCGGACGTGAGGACGTCGGGCGGGCGCTCGCACTGCGGACGCGCGGAGCGGTCGCGTGA
- the dprA gene encoding DNA-processing protein DprA, giving the protein MTGLVPPGAPDRDRAAVRRAAAAWSGLVEPGDRTAGTLLLAVGPVAALAWLRAACEPGTRARAVARLRDRLEDAPDELSARRLLAAVDRWGPRLGRIDTDRDALALQRLGGRVLVRGDDAWPTGLDDLGPEAPACLWVRGDPAALAGPPAVALVGARAATSYGTAVAADLACGLADRGHPVVSGGAYGIDAAAHRGALAGDGPTVAVMAGGVDRLYPAGNTDLLERVLVRGGAVVAEVPVGATPTRSRFLRRNRLIAALASATVVVEAAWRSGSLSTASLAAGLLRPVGAVPGPVTSMASTGCHRLLREQDAVCVTSVADVLELLPGGAPSGPGGHGAGTDPQDGLGEAARMVVDGLDARRTSTLDELVPTVGLSAADVLAALGELELAGLVARAAGGWALTVTGRRPAAR; this is encoded by the coding sequence GTGACGGGGCTCGTGCCGCCCGGAGCGCCCGACAGGGACCGCGCGGCCGTGCGTCGGGCAGCGGCCGCCTGGAGCGGCCTCGTCGAGCCTGGTGACCGGACCGCAGGGACGCTCCTGCTCGCGGTCGGCCCCGTCGCGGCGCTCGCGTGGCTGCGGGCTGCGTGCGAGCCTGGCACGCGTGCGCGGGCCGTGGCGCGCCTGCGCGACCGGCTCGAGGATGCGCCCGACGAGCTCTCGGCCCGCAGGCTCCTGGCGGCGGTCGACCGCTGGGGGCCGAGGCTCGGACGCATCGACACCGACCGTGACGCGCTCGCGCTGCAACGGCTGGGTGGCCGGGTGCTCGTCCGTGGCGACGACGCGTGGCCCACGGGGCTCGACGACCTCGGGCCGGAGGCTCCCGCGTGCCTGTGGGTCCGTGGAGACCCCGCTGCGCTCGCCGGTCCGCCTGCTGTCGCGCTGGTCGGCGCGCGGGCCGCGACGAGCTACGGCACCGCTGTCGCCGCCGATCTCGCGTGCGGCCTCGCCGATCGCGGCCACCCGGTCGTCTCCGGCGGCGCGTACGGGATCGACGCGGCGGCGCACCGCGGGGCGCTCGCCGGTGACGGTCCGACGGTCGCGGTCATGGCGGGCGGGGTCGACCGGCTCTACCCGGCCGGCAACACCGATCTGCTCGAGCGGGTGCTCGTGCGTGGCGGAGCCGTCGTCGCGGAGGTTCCGGTCGGTGCGACGCCGACGCGCTCGCGCTTCCTGCGTCGCAACCGGCTCATAGCGGCGCTCGCGTCGGCGACGGTCGTCGTCGAGGCCGCGTGGCGTTCGGGCTCACTCTCGACGGCATCGCTCGCCGCAGGGCTCCTGAGGCCCGTCGGGGCGGTGCCCGGCCCGGTGACGTCGATGGCGTCGACGGGATGCCACCGCCTGCTCCGGGAGCAGGACGCCGTGTGCGTGACCTCGGTGGCCGACGTCCTCGAGCTCCTGCCCGGCGGCGCTCCGTCCGGACCTGGTGGGCATGGGGCTGGGACCGATCCGCAGGACGGCCTCGGAGAGGCCGCACGCATGGTCGTCGACGGTCTGGACGCCCGGCGGACGAGCACGCTCGACGAGCTCGTCCCGACGGTCGGGCTGTCGGCCGCGGACGTGCTGGCCGCGCTCGGCGAGCTCGAGCTCGCGGGGCTCGTCGCTCGGGCCGCAGGAGGGTGGGCGCTCACCGTGACAGGACGCCGTCCGGCTGCGCGTTAG